One Oleidesulfovibrio alaskensis DSM 16109 genomic window, AGCGACGCAAGAACAGTTCAAGAACCTTAAATCACAACCACTAGATATAGATGGAGAACTTATTGGAACATGGATGAGTAACAACGGATTTACATCTATTATTACAGCATACAAAAAAGGCGATAAAGTGTACGTTTCTGATCGCTATTCAGATGGCTCTTCCAATACACAAGAATACAGCATGACGATGCAGGATAACAAGATTCGCTTGGAGCGGCCAAACGACTTTGGCGAATACTATCTTGTCAATGCACAAGGTGATTTAGAGTTCTGGAGTAAGAACGGTAACTTCTACACGGCTTCAAAGCGATAACCCCCGTTACCTTCTGTACGTTCCATGCCATAGTTGCCTCATTTCCCGATCTTCTAACAAAACCCCTATACGCTGCATGACATCACACTCTTATGGAGGATGTCATGCAGCGTATTTCTTTGTCCCCCAATTTCTTCCTCGACGAATTCACCCGGAGTCAGACCGCTGAGCGGTTTGGCCACCCCATCGAAGTGGAGCTCGGCTCCACGGTTTTCAACAATCTTCGGTTCCTTTGCCTGACCCTGCTGCAGCCCATACGGGAAGCGCTGGGGCCTATCACCATTTCCAGCGGCTACCGGCCTAAGTGGCTCAATGACCACATTGGCGGTTCCCCCTCATCCGATCACCTCACCGGCCTTGCCGCGGACATCATCGTTCCCGGCCGTAGCCCGCTTGATGTGGCGCGGTTCATCAGTAGCCAGAACCTTGGCTACAAGCAGCTGATCAACGAGCATGACCGCTGGGTGCACATCGCTTCCCCCGGCCCTGACATTATGCCGCGTCGGCAGGAACTTACCA contains:
- a CDS encoding D-Ala-D-Ala carboxypeptidase family metallohydrolase; the protein is MQRISLSPNFFLDEFTRSQTAERFGHPIEVELGSTVFNNLRFLCLTLLQPIREALGPITISSGYRPKWLNDHIGGSPSSDHLTGLAADIIVPGRSPLDVARFISSQNLGYKQLINEHDRWVHIASPGPDIMPRRQELTIWHNGQRNLTTVGLHSVKELWEQALRG